One stretch of Schlesneria sp. DSM 10557 DNA includes these proteins:
- the fmt gene encoding methionyl-tRNA formyltransferase: MSIRILFLGTGPLALPTFQALCDWQEHHLVGLVTQPDRTGRGHHQHVNPLKQLATERGLVVLQPNSIKTPESVDALKGTEADLFVVAAYGQMLSDAVLAIPRLGTINLHASLLPKYRGATPIHAAVLNGDREAGVTIMEIVKKLDAGPMLGVAKTEIGTKETTSQLEQRLAEMAVPLALQVINQIALGQETRVPQDELQMTHVRKLSKSDGLIPWEKSAVEVERHVRGMQSWPGPFSYLHQPGKPPLRLQILAVDPVENAAGALAFVPGTVIALDSSSITVQCGKDAVRLQNVQPDGKRPMPVSDFLRGRKVETGDRFGAEARME, encoded by the coding sequence GTGTCGATTCGTATTCTCTTTCTCGGGACCGGGCCGCTGGCGCTCCCGACGTTTCAGGCGTTGTGCGACTGGCAAGAGCACCACCTGGTCGGACTGGTGACCCAGCCCGATCGGACAGGGCGAGGTCATCATCAGCACGTCAATCCATTGAAGCAACTGGCCACCGAGCGAGGTTTGGTCGTCCTGCAGCCGAATTCGATCAAAACGCCCGAAAGTGTCGATGCCCTGAAGGGGACCGAAGCAGATCTGTTCGTCGTCGCGGCGTATGGCCAGATGCTGTCTGATGCCGTGCTGGCAATTCCGCGTCTGGGTACCATCAATCTCCACGCCTCACTGCTGCCGAAGTATCGAGGGGCAACTCCCATTCATGCGGCGGTCCTGAACGGTGACCGTGAAGCGGGCGTTACGATTATGGAGATCGTCAAGAAGCTCGATGCCGGACCGATGCTGGGGGTTGCGAAAACCGAGATCGGGACGAAGGAAACAACGTCGCAGCTCGAGCAACGGTTGGCCGAGATGGCGGTGCCTCTCGCGCTGCAGGTAATCAATCAGATCGCATTGGGGCAGGAAACGAGGGTGCCTCAGGATGAATTGCAGATGACGCACGTCCGCAAGCTGTCCAAGAGTGACGGTCTGATCCCGTGGGAGAAATCTGCGGTTGAGGTGGAGCGGCACGTGCGAGGAATGCAGTCGTGGCCCGGCCCCTTCAGCTACCTGCATCAGCCCGGCAAGCCTCCCTTGCGTCTGCAGATTCTGGCTGTGGATCCCGTGGAAAATGCCGCTGGGGCCTTGGCATTCGTTCCCGGCACGGTGATCGCGTTGGACTCCAGTTCGATCACAGTCCAGTGCGGAAAAGACGCTGTTCGGCTGCAGAACGTGCAACCCGATGGTAAACGGCCCATGCCTGTTTCTGACTTTTTGCGGGGGCGGAAAGTGGAAACTGGTGACCGGTTCGGAGCCGAAGCCCGAATGGAATGA
- a CDS encoding NAD(P)H-hydrate epimerase, which produces MTPPSPQTALIPPLTRNQVREVDRIAIEEYGLPGVVLMENAGRNAAEHLINLGISGRITICCGKGNNGGDGFVIARHLENRGFAVKVLLCAPASTATGDAAVNLKVHQVAGTPIKSPPLDWDQELAGSDWIIDALLGTGTAGTIREPFVSCINAINRSNCLVYAVDLPSGLDCDTGEPLGVCVRADHTATFVAPKIGFSRSAAANWVGQVHVIDIGVPRTLLQKLLTRSS; this is translated from the coding sequence ATGACACCCCCATCCCCGCAAACTGCGCTGATACCTCCCTTGACGCGAAATCAGGTTCGCGAAGTCGATCGGATTGCGATCGAAGAATACGGCCTCCCTGGGGTAGTGCTGATGGAGAACGCGGGCCGGAACGCGGCGGAACACCTGATAAACCTCGGGATTTCTGGCCGGATCACGATCTGTTGCGGCAAGGGAAACAACGGCGGCGACGGGTTTGTGATCGCCCGTCACCTTGAGAACCGTGGTTTCGCGGTGAAGGTCCTCTTATGCGCACCTGCGTCAACGGCCACAGGGGATGCCGCAGTCAATCTGAAGGTCCATCAGGTCGCGGGGACCCCGATCAAGTCGCCCCCCCTCGATTGGGATCAGGAACTGGCTGGCAGTGACTGGATCATTGATGCCCTGCTGGGAACCGGAACAGCGGGAACGATCCGCGAACCATTCGTGAGCTGCATCAATGCAATAAACCGCTCCAACTGCCTAGTCTACGCCGTGGACCTCCCTTCAGGCCTGGATTGCGACACGGGCGAACCATTGGGGGTCTGCGTCCGAGCCGATCACACCGCTACGTTCGTTGCCCCGAAAATCGGATTCAGTCGATCAGCCGCCGCCAACTGGGTGGGCCAGGTCCATGTGATTGATATTGGAGTTCCTCGAACGCTCTTACAGAAGTTGCTTACCCGTTCGTCCTGA
- a CDS encoding DUF1501 domain-containing protein, translating into MSVHQHTPDHAFASMRPRELEGVTVLGRRSMLKASLAGLSGLSLPGLLQAKEQAVTGGKSSPRQKSVILVWMTGGPSHIDTWDMKPAAPIEVRGPFSPISTALPGVQICEYLPLQAAMLNKMTLIRSVDCRFSNHEPNMVMQTANLDAEPRTNREAEKFPALASIIARERLESNPDLPPYVVLNMKSRSHVAWGGYLGHAYDPFQGKDVGSLFSLPRGLTTERLHSRSQLTSDLDRLRRDLDLSGSMEATNRFTQQAVSMVTGASARDAFDISKEPESVRLKYGDHEWCQQAMLARRLVESGVSFVTIDLSNHGASGTWDTHGDNIPPYGGIWNGLRPLLPVFDRLITTLVGDLEERGLLDDVLVLAMGEFGRTPKIGTQGSSDGRDHWPIVSSITVAGGGFRHGQVIGATERDAGQILERPVTPGDLAATIFHHMGVPLDISYLDNRGRPRFVIDQGKPIAELCG; encoded by the coding sequence ATGTCGGTTCATCAGCACACACCCGACCACGCTTTTGCCTCCATGCGACCCCGGGAGCTGGAAGGTGTGACCGTACTTGGTCGCCGCAGTATGTTGAAAGCCAGTCTCGCCGGGCTGTCAGGGCTTTCGTTGCCCGGACTGCTGCAAGCGAAAGAACAAGCGGTGACGGGTGGTAAATCATCTCCTCGCCAGAAAAGTGTCATTCTCGTTTGGATGACGGGGGGCCCCAGTCACATCGATACGTGGGATATGAAGCCTGCCGCACCGATCGAAGTGCGGGGACCCTTCTCCCCGATTTCCACCGCGTTGCCGGGAGTGCAGATTTGTGAGTATCTCCCGTTGCAGGCGGCGATGCTCAACAAGATGACCCTGATTCGTTCGGTCGACTGCCGGTTCTCCAATCACGAACCGAATATGGTCATGCAGACCGCGAATCTCGACGCGGAACCCCGAACGAATCGGGAAGCAGAAAAGTTTCCGGCGCTCGCTTCGATTATCGCCCGCGAGCGATTGGAGAGTAATCCTGACCTGCCACCCTACGTCGTGCTCAATATGAAATCTCGCTCCCATGTTGCCTGGGGCGGATATCTGGGGCACGCGTATGACCCCTTCCAGGGAAAGGATGTCGGAAGCCTGTTTTCCCTACCACGCGGGCTGACGACAGAGCGGCTGCATTCCCGTTCTCAATTGACATCCGACCTTGATCGGCTGCGCCGGGATCTCGATCTTTCGGGCTCGATGGAAGCGACCAACCGCTTCACTCAGCAGGCGGTCAGTATGGTGACCGGCGCGAGTGCTCGCGATGCCTTCGACATCAGTAAAGAGCCAGAGTCCGTGCGGTTGAAGTACGGCGACCACGAATGGTGTCAGCAGGCGATGCTGGCAAGACGTCTCGTGGAATCGGGTGTCAGCTTCGTGACCATTGATCTCAGCAATCATGGCGCTTCCGGGACGTGGGATACTCATGGCGATAACATTCCTCCCTATGGGGGAATCTGGAATGGCTTGCGTCCTTTGCTACCGGTCTTTGACCGGTTGATCACCACACTGGTTGGCGATCTTGAAGAACGGGGACTGCTGGATGATGTCCTGGTGCTTGCCATGGGTGAATTCGGTCGAACACCCAAAATCGGGACGCAGGGAAGTTCGGACGGACGAGATCACTGGCCAATTGTTTCGTCGATCACGGTTGCGGGAGGTGGATTCCGCCACGGCCAAGTGATTGGAGCTACCGAGCGTGACGCAGGTCAAATTCTGGAACGTCCGGTCACTCCCGGCGATCTGGCCGCAACAATCTTCCATCACATGGGAGTTCCGCTCGATATCTCGTATCTCGATAATCGCGGCCGTCCTCGCTTCGTGATTGATCAGGGAAAGCCGATCGCCGAACTCTGTGGGTAA
- the def gene encoding peptide deformylase: protein MNILPYPHPALRWKSKQIQEINDDLRRVVAEMFTLMYAAKGIGLAANQVGLPYRLFVLNLSGDAEDKEEELVFINPEILKRKGSTEGEEGCLSFPGMYGQVKRAAKIEVEAFDLNGQCFGYSLDDLAARAVQHETDHLDGVLFIDRMTETAARDLQPVVADFETQFRRWQSDGRYPSDEVLKRDLLAMESRPPLVAKS, encoded by the coding sequence ATGAACATCCTGCCCTACCCTCACCCCGCGCTGCGATGGAAATCCAAGCAGATCCAGGAAATCAACGACGATCTGCGTCGCGTCGTGGCCGAAATGTTCACTTTGATGTACGCCGCAAAAGGGATTGGACTGGCGGCAAATCAGGTTGGGCTCCCCTACCGGTTATTTGTCCTCAATTTGTCTGGCGATGCAGAAGACAAGGAAGAGGAACTGGTCTTTATCAACCCTGAAATTCTGAAACGCAAAGGGTCGACTGAGGGTGAGGAAGGGTGTCTCAGCTTTCCCGGCATGTACGGGCAGGTCAAACGGGCAGCGAAAATCGAAGTCGAAGCCTTTGATCTGAATGGCCAGTGCTTTGGCTATTCTCTGGATGATCTCGCCGCGCGAGCCGTTCAGCACGAGACCGACCATCTTGACGGTGTCTTGTTCATCGATCGGATGACGGAGACGGCCGCCCGCGATTTGCAGCCTGTCGTCGCCGACTTCGAAACCCAGTTTCGCCGCTGGCAGTCTGATGGGCGTTATCCGTCCGATGAAGTTCTGAAACGCGATTTACTCGCCATGGAATCACGGCCCCCCCTGGTGGCGAAGTCGTAG